The Vicia villosa cultivar HV-30 ecotype Madison, WI linkage group LG1, Vvil1.0, whole genome shotgun sequence genome includes a region encoding these proteins:
- the LOC131644758 gene encoding 18 kDa seed maturation protein-like isoform X2 — translation MQATKKAVETIKETAANIGASAKSGLEKTKATVQEKGEIMSASDPVQKEMATEKKEERINQAEMQKREAREYNAAVKMCHVTEGYTGPTIETAAGYSIIGDYGSGQPMATDNVSTIPGIGLGLGADVMGSHPIETNTGMDTTTAEARVVHVDGSVPGSGPTHY, via the exons ATGCAGGCAACAAAGAAAGCAGTTGAGACCATTAAGGAAACCGCCGCCAACATTGGTGCTTCTGCCAAGTCTGGCTTAGAGAAGACCAAAGCCACAGTCCAGGAAAAg GGTGAGATTATGAGTGCAAGTGATCCCGTGCAGAAGGAAATGGCAACAGAGAAAAAAGAGGAGAGGATCAACCAAGCGGAAATGCAGAAACGGGAAGCACGTGAGTATAATGCTGCGGTCAAAATGTGTCACGTGACTGAGGGCTATACTGGACCCACCATTGAGACTGCTGCTGGATACTCCATCATTGGTGACTATGGATCTGGACAACCAATGGCTACTGATAACGTGTCGACAATTCCTGGTATTGGGCTTGGGCTTGGAGCAGATGTGATGGGCTCACACCCGATTGAGACCAACACAGGAATGGATACTACTACTGCTGAGGCCCGTGTTGTCCACGTGGATGGAAGTGTTCCAGGGAGTGGGCCTACTCATTATTAG
- the LOC131644757 gene encoding zinc finger CCCH domain-containing protein 44-like, translated as MDSRKRGRFDAGVNGSAKKTKQEMDSLSSGVGSKTKPCTKFFSIAGCPFGEGCHFLHFVPGGYNAVSQMMSLKPAAPPRNVAAPPPVSNNGSAPNAVKTRICNKFNSVEGCKFGDKCHFAHGEWELGKPFVPSIDDHRPMAHTTVNRMAGRTEAPSGLGAASFGANSTAKISVEASLAGAIIGKGGVNSKLICRQTGVKFSIRDHESDPNLRNIELEGTFDQIAQASNMVKDLLLTLSVSAPPKSASGGGPGAPAPPGRNIKTKLCENFAKGSCTFGERCHFAHGAAELRKLGI; from the exons G AAATGGACTCATTATCAAGTGGTGTAGGAAGCAAAACGAAGCCTTGTACCAAGTTTTTCAG CATTGCTGGATGCCCATTTGGTGAAGGCTGTCACTTCTTGCATTTTGTTCCTGGTGGCTATAATGCTGTTTCCCAGATGATGAGTCTGAAACCTGCTGCACCTCCTAGAAATGTTGCCGCCCCACCACCAGTCTCCAACAATGGCTCTGCACCGAATGCTGTTAAAACCCGCATATGTAACAAGTTTAATTCTGTGGAGGGCTGCAAATTTGGTGACAAGTGCCATTTTGCCCATGGTGAATGGGAACTTGGCAAACCTTTTGTTCCATCAATTGATGATCACCGTCCCATGGCACATACAACAGTTAATCGCATGGCTGGTCGAACTGAGGCTCCTTCTGGTCTGGGCGCTGCTAGCTTTGGTGCCAATTCCACTGCCAAGATCAGTGTAGAAGCTTCCTTGGCTGGAGCCATCATTGGAAAGGGTGGCGTGAACTCGAAGCTGATCTGTCGCCAAACAGGAGTCAAATTTTCAATTCGTGACCATGAATCTGACCCAAATCTTAGAAACATTGAACTTGAGGGAACATTTGATCAAATTGCACAGGCAAGTAACATGGTAAAAGATTTACTTTTGACTCTATCAGTCTCTGCCCCACCGAAATCTGCCTCAGGTGGTGGTCCAGGCGCCCCAGCCCCACCTGGAAGAAACATCAAGACCAAGCTTTGTGAGAATTTTGCTAAAGGATCTTGCACATTCGGCGAAAGATGTCACTTTGCTCACGGAGCTGCTGAATTGCGAAAGCTAGGAATCTAA
- the LOC131644758 gene encoding 18 kDa seed maturation protein-like isoform X1, translated as MAFRTSPRVLYRTLVKIIQATKKAVETIKETAANIGASAKSGLEKTKATVQEKGEIMSASDPVQKEMATEKKEERINQAEMQKREAREYNAAVKMCHVTEGYTGPTIETAAGYSIIGDYGSGQPMATDNVSTIPGIGLGLGADVMGSHPIETNTGMDTTTAEARVVHVDGSVPGSGPTHY; from the exons ATGGCCTTTAGAACCTCACCACGTGTTTTGTATCGGACACTTGTGAAGATTATACAG GCAACAAAGAAAGCAGTTGAGACCATTAAGGAAACCGCCGCCAACATTGGTGCTTCTGCCAAGTCTGGCTTAGAGAAGACCAAAGCCACAGTCCAGGAAAAg GGTGAGATTATGAGTGCAAGTGATCCCGTGCAGAAGGAAATGGCAACAGAGAAAAAAGAGGAGAGGATCAACCAAGCGGAAATGCAGAAACGGGAAGCACGTGAGTATAATGCTGCGGTCAAAATGTGTCACGTGACTGAGGGCTATACTGGACCCACCATTGAGACTGCTGCTGGATACTCCATCATTGGTGACTATGGATCTGGACAACCAATGGCTACTGATAACGTGTCGACAATTCCTGGTATTGGGCTTGGGCTTGGAGCAGATGTGATGGGCTCACACCCGATTGAGACCAACACAGGAATGGATACTACTACTGCTGAGGCCCGTGTTGTCCACGTGGATGGAAGTGTTCCAGGGAGTGGGCCTACTCATTATTAG